The Papaver somniferum cultivar HN1 chromosome 3, ASM357369v1, whole genome shotgun sequence genome includes a region encoding these proteins:
- the LOC113357566 gene encoding WD and tetratricopeptide repeats protein 1-like, giving the protein MSRAPSTLMTNFSDGNIIDFIDSRNVEIRNDIDYRLQMHSSLVRRLSFERELEGHQGCVNSVAWNSSGSLLVSGSDDALINIWSYSSRKLLHSIESGHSANIFCAKFVPETCDELVVSGAGDAEVRQFNLSLLTTGKPGESAIEPSALFQCHSRRVKKLAVEVGNPNVVWSASEDGTLRQHDFREGTSCPPNGSSHQECRSVLLDMRCGAKKSLADPPKQCLSLKSCDISTTRPHLLLVGGSDAFARLYDRRMLPPLSSCQTMTKPPPCIDYFCPMHLSDRRTPSLHLTHVTFSPTGEEVLLSYSGEHVYLMDVNTGGEIVTKYSVDDVSEQYKLVPTTSRTTTEVPAPRVFGKDIRRRRRNSSDMLSKCKELVEIAEASLRESKNYYGIEACNEVLDGNASVVGPKLRHECLCTRAALLLKRKWKNDIHMAVRDCNKARSIDPLSFKAHFYMSEALLQLGKHKEALEYAIAAQLLAPSNTEVAERVISIKEHLAAAEAEKSNTNDGQSQSEARPGRMRTAIDVLNSDAPVDDVRSREDSDYEAEVELDFETSVSGDEANAAHSGPHINFRFRRRSDSARESSCTNGSCGSTSSSSSQNDNTSYQPETVVDMKQRYVGHCNVGTDIKQASFLGQRGEYVASGSDDGRWFIWEKRTGRLVKMLSGDEAVVNCVQCHPFDCTIATSGIDNTIKIWTPEAPVPSIVAGVSVGPEMGDVLSAMETNQNKLSRNRNVLPFELLERFRMHEFAEGTLHPFECAQT; this is encoded by the exons ATGTCTCGAGCTCCATCAACACTGATGACAAATTTCTCAGATGGAAATATCATTGATTTCATTGATAGTAGAAACGTTGAAATTCGTAAT GATATTGATTACCGGTTGCAAATGCACTCCTCTTTGGTCCGGAGGCTTTCCTTTGAGAGGGAGTTGGAG GGTCATCAGGGTTGTGTTAACAGTGTGGCATGGAACTCAAGCGGGTCACTCCTTGTATCTGGATCAGATGATGCGCTA ATTAATATTTGGAGTTATTCAAGCAGGAAGCTTTTGCATAGTATAGAGAGTGGACATTCTGCAAACATATTCTGTGCAAAATTTGTTCCTGAGACTTGTGATGAACTTGTGGTGTCTGGAGCAGGAGATGCAGAG GTCCGCCAATTTAACTTATCTCTCTTAACTACGGGAAAACCTGGAGAGAGCGCAATAGAACCTTCAGCGTTGTTTCAGTGCCATTCAAGGAGAGTGAAGAAGCTAGCT GTGGAAGTTGGGAACCCTAATGTTGTATGGAGCGCGAGTGAAGATGGAACTTTGCGGCAGCATGACTTCAGGGAGGGTACTTCTTGCCCTCCAAATGGATCATCTCACCAAGAATGTCGTAGTGTTCTA CTTGATATGCGTTGTGGAGCGAAAAAATCACTAGCTGATCCTCCTAAACAATGTCTGTCCTTAAAATCTTGTGACATCAGTACCACTCGCCCACATTTACTCCTTGTTGGTGGCAG TGATGCTTTTGCTCGTTTATATGATAGAAGGATGCTTCCACCACTTAGTTCTTGTCAGACGATGACGAAGCCCCCACCGTGCATTGATTACTTCTGTCCGATGCATCTTTCTGATCGT cGAACTCCAAGTTTACACCTGACTCATGTTACTTTTAGCCCAACTGGAGAAGAAGTTCTTCTTAGCTATAGTGGCGAGCATGTTTACCTAATGGATGTGAACACTG GGGGTGAAATTGTCACAAAGTATTCCGTGGATGATGTTTCAGAGCAATATAAGCTGGTCCCTACAACCAGTAGAACCACGACCGAAGTGCCGGCACCACGAGTCTTTGGGAAGGATATACGACGAAGAAGAAGGAATTCCTCTGACATG CTTAGCAAATGCAAGGAGTTAGTTGAAATTGCTGAAGCATCCTTAAGAGAATCAAAAAACTATTATGGTATTGAAGCATGCAATGAAGTACTGGATGGGAATGCTTCTGTTGTCGGGCCAAAGCTGAGGCATGAGTGCTTATGTACTCGTGCAGCATTGCTCCTTAAG AGGAAGTGGAAAAATGATATCCATATGGCGGTAAGAGATTGCAACAAAGCTCGAAGCATTGATCCTTTGTCATTTAAGGCACACTTCTATATGTCGGAAGCTCTTTTGCAG TTAGGGAAACATAAGGAGGCTCTGGAGTACGCTATAGCTGCACAGCTTTTGGCTCCATCAAATACGGAAGTGGCAGAGAGAGTGATCAGTATTAAAGAACATCTTGCCGCAG CTGAAGCTGAGAAGAGTAACACTAACGATGGGCAATCACAGTCTGAAGCTCGACCAGGAAGAATGCGGACAGCGATTGACGTACTGAACAGTGATGCACCAGTAGATGATGTAAGATCCAGAGAGGATTCTGATTATGAAGCAGAAGTTGAACTAGATTTTGAAACGTCAGTGTCAGGTGATGAAGCAAATGCTGCACATTCTGGTCCTCATATAAATTTTAGATTTCGCCGGAGAAGCGACTCAGCTAGAGAAAGTAGCTGTACAAATGGCTCCTGCGGATCCACCTCATCCTCATCGTCTCAAAATGATAACACATCTTATCAG CCTGAAACAGTTGTTGATATGAAACAAAGATACGTTGGACATTGCAACGTAGGGACGGACATTAAGCAGGCCAGTTTTCTTGGTCAAAGAG GGGAATATGTTGCTAGCGGAAGTGATGATGGGAGGTGGTTTATTTGGGAGAAGCGAACAGGAAGACTGGTAAAAATGCTTTCTGGGGATGAAGCAG TTGTGAATTGTGTACAGTGTCATCCATTTGATTGTACCATTGCTACCAGCGGGATCGACAACACAATCAAG ATATGGACGCCGGAAGCGCCAGTTCCATCCATTGTGGCAGGAGTATCGGTAGGACCTGAGATGGGAGATGTGCTAAGTGCCATGGAGACCAATCAAAATAAGTTGTCACGTAACCGTAATGTCCT GCCCTTTGAACTTCTGGAGCGTTTTAGGATGCACGAATTTGCTGAGGGAACACTGCACCCATTTGAATGTGCTCAAACATGA